The proteins below come from a single Mytilus edulis chromosome 5, xbMytEdul2.2, whole genome shotgun sequence genomic window:
- the LOC139524493 gene encoding N-alpha-acetyltransferase 50-like: MTRGHTELGDITPHNIKQLKLLNQVVFPVTYNDKFYKDVLEVGELAKLAYFNDIVVGAVCCRIDTSDNQRRLYIMTLGCLAPYRRLHIGTVMLKHVLKICEEDANFDNVFLHVQVNNDGAIKFYEKFGFKIVEEKKNYYKRIEPADAYVLQKTFRESGEQKAMAKN; encoded by the exons ATGACAAG AGGTCATACAGAACTAGGGGACATAACTCCTCATAACATCAAGCAGCTAAAGTTGTTGAATCAAGTGGTGTTCCCTGTGACTTACAATGATAAGTTCTATAAAGATGTATTAGAAGTTGGAGAGCTAGCAAAACTTG CCTATTTTAATGACATTGTGGTTGGTGCTGTTTGTTGTCGTATTGATACATCTGATAACCAGAGACGATTATACATAATGACACTAGGATGTCTGGCTCCATACAGAAGATTACATATAG GTACAGTTATGTTAAAGCATGTGTTGAAGATCTGTGAGGAAGATGCAAATTTTGATAATGTATTTCT aCATGTGCAAGTAAATAATGATGGAGCTataaaattttacgaaaaatttgGATTTAAAATCGTTGAAGAAAAAAAGAACTATTATAAAAGAATTGAACCTGCTGATGCTTATGTGTTACAAAAGACATTCAGGGAAAGTGGCGAACAAAAAGCAATGGcgaaaaattga